GTGGCGCACGATCTCGCGCACCCCGTGGGACCGCGCGACCGCCACGGTCCGGTCCGAGCTGCCGTCGTCGACGACGACGACGACGATCTCGTCGATCCCGGGGATCCGGTCCGGGATCGAGGACAGCACGAGGGGGAGGGTCTCCTCCTCGTTGAGGCACGGCACCTGCACCACGAGCTTCACGCCGGCGACGCTAGGGTCGCGCCGGGGCGCAGGACGGTCGGGCAGGTGTCCGGCGGGCGAACGCTGGGAGAGCGCTCGGCCACGGACCTCGCCCCGCGCGGGTGGCGCGACGACAATGGCGCGCATGTCCCGGTGGCTGGTCCCGCTCGCCGTGCTCGGCGTGCTGGCCGCCCTCTACGGCGCGACCAGCAACCCGGATCCGAGCCCCGACGCCCGCACCGCCGCCTTCGCCGCGCGCCACGTCGCGCTCACCGGCGACCCGGTGCCGGACATCGCGTCGTTCCCCTACCTCGACGACAACATCATCCGGGGGACGTGGATCGTCGAGACCGCCGACGGGCGCGAGGCCGTCGGACGGGCGCCGGGCGTGATCGCCGCCGTCGTGCCGGCCTACGCCCTGGCCCGGCCCGGCACGGTCGACCCGCTGCCGGGCGGGCTGACGGCCGCGCTGCTCACCGCCGTGGCCATGGTCCTGCTCCTCCTCGTGCTGCGCCGCCACCTCGGCACCCGCACCGCCCTCGCGGCGACCGCGGTCGTCGCGCTCGGCACGCCCGTGTGGTCGGTCGCGGCCGACGCCGTCTGGCCGCACACGCTCACCACCCTGGGCATCCTCGGCACCGCGTGGGCCGCCGACCGCCGCCGGTGGTGGCTGGTGGGGGTGTTCGGCGGCGTGATGCTGTGGGGCCGGCTGCACGCGGCGGTGATCTGCGCCGTCGTCGGCCTCGGCCTGGCCCGCACGCGCCGGCAGCCGGGGATCGCGCTGCGCGTGGGCGCGGCGGCGGCGGCCGCACTCGCGCTGTCGTCGGCCTGGACCCGGTGGATGTACGGCTCGTGGGACCCGTCGTCGGGCTACCGCGCCGGCGACTTCACCGGCGGCGTCCTCGACCACGCGCTCGACCCGCTCAACTGGCTCGGCTTCGTGGTGTCCGCCGACCGGGGCCTGCTGTGGTGGGCCCCGCTCCTCGTGGTGCTCGGCCCGACCGCCTGGCGGGTCCGGCACGCGCTCCCCGACTGGAGCCGCTGGCTCGCCGCCGGCGGCGCGACCTACGCGGTGACCCAGGCCGTGCTCAACCGGTTCAGCGGCGGCGACCACTTCTACGGCTACCGGACCAGCCTCGAGCTGGTCGTCAGCCTGGCCCCGGCCCTCGCGCTGGCCACGCCCCACCTCTCCGCGCGAGCCCGCCGGTGGGTGCTGCCCGCGGTCGTCGTGCAGGTCACGGTGATCGCGACCGGGGCGATCACCGACGACCTCTACTCCCCCGTGCGCGACGTGTGGTGGCGCCACGCGTTCGTCGACGCCGTCGTGCACCGGCCGGGCCACGTGCTGCCCCTGGCCGTGGTCGTCGCGGTCACCACCCTGCTCGCGGCGCGGGTGCTGCGCGACGCCCGGGTCGCCGTGTGGCTCGACCGCGCGGACCGCCCGGTCACAGGTTCCGCGCCACCACCGTCGCGAGCCGCAGCGCCTGTGACGCCCACGCCGACCCCGCGCCCGCCAGCCCGCAGGTCGGGGTGACCACGAGGCGGTCGCCCACCTCCTCGGGGTCGAGGCCGAGCATGTCGAGCCAGCGCTGCACCCGCTCCACGACGCGCGCGTCGGAGACCGGGGAGCCGGGGTCGGTCGAGGGCACGACGCCGAGCGCCGCCGTGCGTCCCTGCTCCAGCACCTCGGCGAAGGTGTCGAGGTCGGCGGGACCGAGCATCGCGAGGTCCGCCGAGAGACCGGTGACGCCCGTGCCGGCCACCAGCGACCAGGGGGTCTGCGGGGCGCAGGAGTGCACCCACGCCTCGGCCCCCGCACCGGTGATCGCGGCGACCACCCACTCCAGGTGGGCCGAGGCCTCGGGGAGGTCGACACTGCGGTGGCGGCCGAAGCCGCTCGCGGTCGGCACCTGGCCGGCGAGGACGGCCGCCAGCGCCGGCTCGTCGACCTGGACGACGAGCCGGTCGACGCCGCGCAGGCGACGCCGCAGGTCCGCGACGTGGTCGCGCACCCCCTCCGCGAGCGCCTGGGCGAGCTCCCGGCGGGCGCCGTGGTCGCTCAGCACCTTGTCGCCCCGGGGCTTCTCGACCGTCGCGGCCAGCGTCCACGGTCCGGTGACCTGGGTCTTGAAGGCACCGGTCCACCCCTGGGCGACCTCCTCGACGGTGTCGAGGTCCTGCGCGAGGAGCGACCGGGCCCGCCGGTGGTCGACGCCGCTGGTGTCGGTGAGCCGCCAGCCGGCGGGCTGCAGGTCAGCCCCGATGCCGTCGACGAGGCCCAGCGTCCGCCCGGTCAT
Above is a genomic segment from Nocardioides okcheonensis containing:
- a CDS encoding uroporphyrinogen decarboxylase/cobalamine-independent methonine synthase family protein; translation: MTAATGVGSMPGTTDAEHAEAVRLVLGELPDLPHVPELPGRGVTAAMTGRTLGLVDGIGADLQPAGWRLTDTSGVDHRRARSLLAQDLDTVEEVAQGWTGAFKTQVTGPWTLAATVEKPRGDKVLSDHGARRELAQALAEGVRDHVADLRRRLRGVDRLVVQVDEPALAAVLAGQVPTASGFGRHRSVDLPEASAHLEWVVAAITGAGAEAWVHSCAPQTPWSLVAGTGVTGLSADLAMLGPADLDTFAEVLEQGRTAALGVVPSTDPGSPVSDARVVERVQRWLDMLGLDPEEVGDRLVVTPTCGLAGAGSAWASQALRLATVVARNL